One Huiozyma naganishii CBS 8797 chromosome 5, complete genome DNA segment encodes these proteins:
- the POR2 gene encoding putative porin POR2 (similar to Saccharomyces cerevisiae POR2 (YIL114C) and POR1 (YNL055C); ancestral locus Anc_2.254), producing MPPFFPDISRDINSLLNRDFFHGAPLNVAVRTQTQNGAKFTVQAKQSAAREGAVAPNTPATAPTMPTAGPLLANIQGRWTDKASGVTVTPTWTTANQLTTRVELRKWVPGVTTELVARAAPGSRDPLPTLNVLSVSLLRPSVAAKLAARNISAGAASLGVQLTVSHEKFLTGGELHYDVAKGRVSRYAVALAYVGRGHTLTVSINDSQLTTASLFQRVSRDLDVGLRTTLNAGKLAPQSSTLQLAAKYKPDSTSQVKAKIADTGKMSVSYCQDLKPGVTLGCGASLDTLHWDAQTVHKVGWSLTFNL from the coding sequence ATGCCGCCCTTTTTCCCGGATATCTCGCGCGATATCAACTCGTTGCTGAACAGGGACTTCTTCCATGGGGCTCCGCTGAACGTTGCGGTCCGCACGCAGACGCAGAACGGCGCCAAGTTCACCGTACAGGCGAAGCAGAGTGCTGCCCGTGAGGGTGCTGTCGCCCCAAATACTCCTGCGACTGCACCAACTATGCCCACCGCTGGTCCTCTGCTTGCAAACATACAAGGTAGGTGGACCGACAAGGCATCTGGTGTTACGGTAACGCCGACATGGACCACTGCAAACCAGCTGACCACTCGGGTCGAGCTCCGGAAGTGGGTCCCCGGTGTCACGACGGAGCTCGTTGCGCGGGCTGCGCCCGGGTCTAGAGACCCGCTGCCGACGCTGAACGTGCTCTCCGTCTCCCTGCTGAGGCCATCTGTTGCAGCCAAGCTTGCCGCAAGGAACATCTCAGCGGGGGCCGCCTCATTGGGGGTGCAACTCACCGTCTCGCACGAGAAGTTCCTCACGGGCGGGGAATTGCACTACGACGTCGCGAAAGGTAGAGTGTCGCGGTATGCTGTTGCCCTCGCGTACGTCGGACGCGGACACACGCTCACCGTCTCGATCAACGACTCGCAGCTGACCACGGCGTCgctcttccaaagagtGTCCAGGGATCTGGACGTAGGTCTGCGGACGACACTCAACGCAGGGAAATTGGCACCGCAGAGCAGTACGCTGCAACTCGCGGCGAAGTACAAGCCGGACAGCACCTCGCAGGTCAAGGCCAAGATCGCAGATACGGGCAAGATGTCGGTGTCCTACTGCCAGGACTTGAAACCGGGCGTGACACTTGGGTGCGGCGCCTCGCTCGACACGCTCCACTGGGACGCACAGACGGTGCACAAGGTCGGATGGTCGCTCACCTTCAACCTATAG
- the HOS4 gene encoding Hos4p (similar to Saccharomyces cerevisiae HOS4 (YIL112W); ancestral locus Anc_2.257) — translation MTEKNPKRRSLSSYLSNVSSRKVELAKLAQGHVQPAAPVDAGGDAGSTDTKSAATEQIGVQADVNKQDPVEEVHKEEATEEVPEEPPKASRDELEAHTESPESAPVGGMAPFSRDDLKSVLHESMPADEPLGELPEGPDPVDSDAETQTASPTKRDKQSVTQGGNVPTLSQLFNGADGSVNSDSELSDINDFSRNSTRNLVSSSFLNEEFPSSPVKQPAKKLRTARRPKEPVNPKTNKKSVYRDSGGRTKLQIACDKGKIAQVRSLLAEGDVDIDDQDNAGNTPLHEAALNGHLDIVKLLVETGANVNIQSFAMFGDTPLIDASANGHLDVVQYLVAHGSDPTITNAKGLTAYEAIEMDDELDDDEKILVRDIKNCLRAASLKWTDGHHHDHDATAEAQHISDESHVELSSTIDFSYTDLRSPQGIQKLLRASKEGQLSYVGQYLENGGEVNFRSFLEAVRFGHEDIASLFLAFGAQINRLGRDGLSPLMVAVGRDHLGTVKLLLEAGADPTKRSRNGHTALYYAKNSILGVVSDDEIRMVEEAMTGRTAAGDVSTEGTNDTPTSTTRGTTATTVTTTLKGSDVEYNGEEVDDDTSGSDEETVDSAGEEAVRELQDSSTSAREEEPLEEQDEAQDEESSHEEEQDEAQDKESSHEEDPVLSVSKRRNSTPTSRKRSVSSTSVGTSAGAAHAPESSPKRAKPREETAEEREHRLKEEEEYLQRRSQNKKRKEQEYLRKLQEEEQKRLEEKARQRTAELERKAELERQQAAALAKKLEGEELDRRRRVRALYPLGLKLVNFHALDDVERYFPVYYVTLDHGERYVLDLQMLVILKRSTLISHANSVPITDLNVKARLWNIYKYIFLFGGHNNDHHYETLFQNSDISSRLTAELQEFHRFANLPMSWVPWDGLLAEDPTLRRTIEENHMVAIDGGNSNTNTAATSAAATTGQPQINRSHQRDTLTTLALPPRLKRRRAAAQCLTTERARCSRPLW, via the coding sequence ATGACCGAGAAGAACCCGAAGAGGAGGTCGTTGAGTAGTTATCTGTCGAATGTGAGCAGCAGGAAGGTGGAGCTGGCAAAACTGGCCCAGGGGCACGTTCAGCCTGCTGCGCCCGTAGATGCAGGAGGAGATGCGGGCTCTACGGACACCAAGAGTGCTGCCACGGAGCAGATCGGGGTGCAGGCAGATGTCAACAAGCAGGATCCAGTGGAGGAAGTACACAAGGAAGAAGCTACGGAAGAAGTGCCGGAAGAACCGCCCAAGGCATCGCGggatgaacttgaagcaCACACTGAGTCACCCGAGAGTGCTCCAGTAGGAGGAATGGCGCCCTTCTCACGCGACGATTTGAAGTCCGTGCTGCACGAATCGATGCCCGCAGATGAACCCCTGGGCGAACTCCCGGAAGGACCGGATCCGGTAGATAGCGATGCAGAGACGCAGACGGCGTCGCCGACCAAGCGGGACAAGCAGTCCGTAACACAAGGTGGGAACGTACCGACTCTGTCGCAGCTATTCAACGGCGCGGATGGATCAGTCAACTCGGACTCAGAACTCTCAGACATCAACGATTTCTCCAGGAACAGCACGCGGAATCTCGTCAGCTCTAGCTTCCTCAACGAGGAATTCCCGTCGTCCCCGGTGAAACAACCTGCCAAAAAACTGCGGACTGCAAGGAGGCCCAAGGAGCCCGTGAATCCAAAGACGAACAAGAAATCCGTATACAGGGACTCCGGCGGGAGAACGAAGTTGCAGATTGCATGTGACAAGGGGAAGATCGCCCAGGTGCGGAGCTTGCTCGCTGAGGGAGACGTCGATATCGACGACCAGGACAACGCGGGGAACACACCACTACACGAGGCGGCGCTTAACGGACACCTCGACATCGTCAAGTTGCTTGTCGAGACGGGCGCTAACGTCAATATCCAGTCGTTCGCGATGTTTGGCGATACGCCGCTGATAGACGCCTCCGCAAACGGCCACTTGGACGTCGTGCAGTATTTGGTTGCGCACGGGTCGGACCCAACCATCACCAATGCCAAAGGGCTGACCGCGTACGAGGCGATTGAGATGGACGACGAGttggacgacgacgagaagATCCTTGTGCGAGATATCAAGAATTGTCTCAGGGCCGCGTCTCTGAAATGGACGGATGGTCACCACCACGACCACGACGCGACCGCGGAGGCGCAACACATTTCTGACGAGTCACACGTGGAATTGTCCTCCACTATAGATTTCTCGTACACGGATCTGCGAAGCCCGCAGGGTATACAAAAACTTTTGAGGGCCTCGAAGGAGGGACAACTGAGTTACGTTGGACAGTACTTGGAGAACGGTGGTGAAGTGAACTTCCGGAGCTTTTTGGAGGCTGTACGGTTTGGACACGAGGATATAGCGAGTTTATTCCTTGCCTTTGGTGCTCAAATAAACAGACTCGGGAGGGATGGTCTGTCACCGTTGATGGTAGCCGTGGGGAGAGACCATTTAGGGACCGTTAAATTGTTGCTGGAGGCCGGTGCGGACCCAACGAAGAGGAGCCGAAACGGGCACACGGCGCTGTACTACGCCAAGAACAGCATACTCGGTGTGGTCAGCGACGACGAGATACGTATGGTCGAGGAAGCCATGACTGGTAGGACCGCAGCTGGCGATGTGTCCACTGAGGGCACTAACGATACACCTACCAGCACTACGAGGGGCACTACAGCGACGACCGTAACGACAACATTAAAGGGAAGTGACGTGGAATACAATGGCGAGGAGGTAGATGATGACACCTCTGGGAGTGACGAGGAGACTGTGGACTCAGCTGGGGAGGAGGCGGTGAGGGAACTTCAGGACTCAAGCACATCTGCGCGCGAAGAGGAGCCACTAGAAGAACAGGATGAGGCTCAAGACGAGGAATCATCCCACgaggaagaacaagatgaagCTCAGGACAAGGAGTCATCCCACGAGGAGGACCCTGTGTTAAGCGTATCTAAGCGAAGAAACTCGACTCCAACTTCGAGGAAGCGGTCTGTTTCGAGCACGAGTGTTGGTACGAGCGCCGGTGCAGCGCACGCACCTGAGTCATCCCCGAAGAGGGCGAAACCTCGAGAGGAGACCGCTGAGGAGAGGGAGCATCggttgaaggaggaggaagaataCTTGCAACGGCGGTCGCAGAACAAGAAGCGGAAGGAGCAAGAGTACTTACGTAAACTTcaggaggaggaacagaaGCGGCTCGAGGAGAAGGCTCGACAGCGAACCGCCGAGTTGGAGAGGAAAGCAGAACTGGAGCGGCAGCAGGCTGCGGCACTGgcgaagaaactggaaggTGAAGAACTGGACCGGCGCCGGAGAGTCCGTGCGCTGTACCCGTTAGGGTTGAAGTTGGTTAACTTCCACGCGCTGGACGACGTGGAGCGGTACTTCCCCGTGTACTACGTGACACTGGACCACGGGGAGAGATACGTTTTAGATTTGCAGATGCTTGTGATCCTGAAACGGAGCACGCTGATCTCACACGCGAACAGCGTCCCCATCACTGACTTGAACGTTAAGGCACGGTTATGGAACATTTACAAATACATCTTCCTTTTCGGTGGACACAACAACGATCACCACTACGAGACGTTGTTCCAGAACAGTGACATTTCAAGCCGGCTCACTGCGGAGTTGCAAGAATTCCACCGGTTTGCCAATCTACCGATGAGTTGGGTACCCTGGGATGGACTCCTCGCGGAGGACCCCACCTTGCGGCGCACCATCGAAGAAAACCACATGGTGGCCATTGACGGcggcaacagcaacaccaACACGGCGGCAACAtctgcagcagcaaccacGGGACAGCCCCAGATCAACCGGTCCCACCAGCGAGACACACTGACTACACTTGCTTTACCACCGCGTTTGAAGCGCCGCCGCGCCGCCGCCCAGTGTCTGACCACAGAGCGTGCAAGATGCTCTCGTCCCCTGTGGTAG
- the NUP159 gene encoding FG-nucleoporin NUP159 (similar to Saccharomyces cerevisiae NUP159 (YIL115C); ancestral locus Anc_2.253), with translation MVSLIGEEVPTQTSEDLGFESLGSKYVLPGYADNEIPPAALDNLAIDNNTQRYIACCGGKAIVGSLQDLRDSVCGGQEVAAAPIWEKSAVAATITVGFLDSGEAMIAAENGHITLLSFDGAASKSEVVIPLDEGVSILQLTQVHGGQQVLFLDSQHRLALFDLFSHETTVTGESVYCFALDFCAGRQLVVALTATAIVSGELAHPATTIVLNATTPYPDEITQELREENRIPLSVSVLDASGQLLLAFGNDIPQPDDDVFYDNKTYVVNWDPLHENQEPTFAESLDIAPSFGSIRRYPNYYNITLDKLVDNTGKINIISSAVSSELTIWDGQEVMQPDQDSERAVLPISESTDNDMNPVGVALDYSSSGIINQPCPGVESVEKLPLVYVLTNDGLLLIFAFYHSRAIKENRLHMENLGALTNQSNDTTKTQGTFETIGDSAQLNTAQSDQQPAKLPVNATETDDITSSVNSFKFGTEQDSDKQPATTPAFGAPSFQSNDNPFSMVSKETTVTEESGAESTFGKPAFDSSSFNTSKVAPQQNTDNNSTETAAFGKPAFGAAPASTAPAFGSSTFGSGAFGGNSTSNDNTSSSTAFGKPAFGSTGFASVAKESTTSGAFGKPAIGSSGFGTTVNEASTTTTSGAFGKPTFGSSGFGATVNEANKTTTAGAFGIPAFGSSGFGATINESKQTTTSGAFGAFGAFGKPAFGSNGPGENANASPFASLANSSASSGFAKAATGASPFSSLKQQESPFAAVKSQESPFAALIENQKKAVNEKVDSGNSLEEKEETFRTDGSVGTDEDEEAEDSASDDLSDSTVEQTPFEPTVGSNEGKPSITTITEAIKKNANVSTANIPTPTFATSGLGGSATENVKSPFASFAQNLGKPVTPTFSISNLNLGKETTQDLKDDSRFSKVESDKEQEPHDASEKDESAHMTSKDDEELPADTQKFGNDAETDTKPEENKQKDGNKQLEEQSEDDFKEHSEHFEKDLEEHSEHSEEELEEKLEQLSAGESETPIETEEKSEEPNVEVPADKPSSDLEEASKEGDTPESLDREVTEEAIEDESSANVEQWHSEDFKGLDESEVDVHTPVDEETEDAEESTDVDKSRNDEEDSEAPNNDISDNDAEEQNSNEEKKIEAKDISAEPLDDLSDIIQEELEGAKGSGVNKTQSLSETSVQATPELVDVEVHTELSETSDFGVQAETTFADADVQTDPIETCSFSVQAFKNDENYAAEQYLPKPLKEYYTNAEIRNIPYTSEDPTMQLFESTYHQINAEFAVLEENIANLKEFLKDQCTLELPQRSEASVGNLYAWRISEGERLQKIVRDKRGAFEETKSSVETLSETLKSMLEKEMSDLATEKTQVSDHYYRLQYIVEESFDDRYTPLSFHQKNMQNKLRFAMDILKKKEKEIDEILKLLKIFLQYQKDPSRYEQIVLSLTSSLSFKPFRGIASFGKEEDLSATDITKKEIESIDVVQTGLELNTKREIGAFFKTMQEGRH, from the coding sequence ATGGTGTCCCTTATTGGTGAAGAGGTGCCCACTCAAACCTCCGAGGATCTCGGATTCGAGAGTCTCGGCTCCAAGTACGTGCTCCCTGGTTACGCGGACAACGAGATTCCGCCCGCCGCTTTGGACAACTTGGCCATCGATAACAATACACAGCGATACATTGCCTGCTGTGGTGGGAAAGCTATTGTAGGGTCATTACAGGACCTGCGGGACTCCGTATGTGGTGGGCAGGAGGTCGCAGCAGCACCTATTTGGGAAAAATCGGCCGTCGCAGCGACGATTACAGTTGGATTCTTGGACAGTGGGGAGGCAATGATCGCCGCAGAGAATGGTCACATAACTCTGCTTTCATTCGATGGTGCTGCTTCGAAAAGTGAGGTCGTTATCCCGTTGGACGAAGGTGTTTCAATTCTGCAATTGACCCAAGTACACGGCGGGCAGCAAGTCCTATTTCTGGACTCCCAACATAGACTCGCACTGTTTGACCTGTTCTCCCACGAAACGACCGTGACAGGAGAGAGCGTATACTGTTTTGCGTTAGATTTCTGTGCAGGGAgacaactcgtcgtcgcGCTCACCGCAACGGCCATCGTGTCGGGTGAACTGGCACACCCTGCCACGACAATAGTTCTTAACGCAACCACACCGTACCCAGATGAAATAACGCAAGAATTGAGAGAAGAAAACAGGATACCTTTGAGCGTGTCTGTGTTGGACGCGTCGGGACAGTTACTTTTGGCTTTCGGGAATGACATCCCACAGCCAGATGATGACGTATTTTACGATAACAAGACATATGTGGTCAATTGGGATCCGCTTCATGAGAACCAAGAGCCCACTTTTGCAGAGTCACTGGACATTGCGCCCTCATTCGGGAGTATAAGAAGGTACCCGAACTACTACAACATTACGCTAGATAAGCTGGTTGATAACACGGGCAAGATCAACATCATAAGCTCAGCAGTATCGAGTGAGTTGACAATATGGGATGGCCAAGAAGTTATGCAACCAGATCAGGACAGCGAAAGGGCAGTTTTGCCCATCAGTGAAAGCACAGATAACGATATGAACCCTGTCGGGGTCGCACTGGACTACTCTTCAAGTGGTATTATAAATCAGCCGTGCCCAGGTGTAGAATCCGTGGAAAAACTGCCGCTAGTGTACGTCTTGACCAATGATGGGCTACTTCTCATATTCGCATTCTACCACTCCCGCGCTATCAAGGAGAACCGTTTGCACATGGAGAATTTGGGGGCATTGACAAATCAATCTAATGACACTACCAAAACGCAAGGGACTTTTGAGACAATTGGAGATTCTGCACAACTGAACACTGCACAATCCGATCAGCAACCTGCAAAGTTGCCTGTAAACGCAACTGAAACTGACGATATCACCTCATCTGTCAACTCATTTAAGTTTGGAACCGAGCAAGACTCTGATAAGCAACCAGCGACCACCCCAGCATTTGGTGCTCCCTCGTTCCAATCAAATGATAACCCGTTCTCAATGGTATCGAAGGAAACGACGGTAACCGAGGAATCGGGTGCTGAAAGCACCTTCGGTAAACCCGCATTTGATTCCTCATCTTTCAACACCTCCAAAGTTGCCCCGCAACAGAATACTGACAATAACTCTACGGAAACAGCGGCTTTTGGTAAACCGGCTTTTGGGGCGGCTCCCGCATCGACCGCACCGGCATTTGGAAGTTCGACTTTTGGATCAGGTGCGTTTGGAGGTAACAGTACTAGTAACGACAACACATCCTCGTCTACGGCTTTTGGTAAACCAGCATTTGGGTCAACTGGGTTTGCGTCTGTAGCAAAAGAGTCAACAACTTCAGGAGCATTTGGGAAGCCGGCGATTGGTTCCAGTGGGTTTGGCACTACTGTTAACGAAGCTagcacaacaacaacttcCGGAGCATTTGGCAAACCGACATTTGGTTCTAGTGGATTTGGTGCTACCGTTAACGAAGCTAATAAGACGACAACTGCCGGAGCGTTTGGCATACCAGCATTTGGATCTAGTGGATTTGGTGCGACAATCAACGAGTCAAAACAGACAACAACTTCGGGAGCATTTGGCGCCTTTGGCGCCTTTGGTAAACCGGCATTCGGCTCAAATGGCCCTGGTGAAAATGCTAATGCTTCTCCGTTTGCCTCGTTAGCTAATTCATCCGCCAGCTCTGGGTTTGCAAAGGCGGCAACAGGTGCCTCTCCATTTTCATCTCTCAAACAGCAAGAATCGCCCTTTGCTGCTGTAAAATCACAAGAATCTCCGTTCGCTGCTTTGAttgaaaatcaaaagaaGGCTGTTAATGAGAAAGTAGACAGTGGTAACTCTTtagaggagaaggaggaaacATTCCGTACTGATGGGTCAGTAGGAACcgacgaagatgaagaagcGGAAGACTCTGCCTCGGATGATCTATCTGACTCAACTGTTGAGCAAACACCTTTTGAACCGACTGTAGGTTCAAACGAGGGTAAACCTTCGATCACGACGATCACTGAAGCAATTAAGAAGAATGCGAATGTGTCCACTGCTAATATCCCAACTCCTACTTTTGCAACATCGGGTCTTGGAGGGTCAGCCACGGAAAATGTGAAATCTCCATTTGCATCTTTTGCACAGAACTTGGGGAAGCCTGTCACTCCAACGTTTTCGATCTCTAATTTAAATCTAGGAAAAGAAACTACACAAGATCTGAAGGACGATTCTAGATTTTCAAAGGTGGAAAGTGATAAAGAGCAGGAACCTCACGATGCAAGCGAAAAGGATGAATCTGCGCATATGACTTCCAAAGACGATGAAGAGCTGCCAGCCGATACACAAAAATTTGGCAATGACGCAGAGACTGACACAAAACCggaagaaaacaaacaaaagGACGGTAACAAGCAGCTGGAAGAACAGTCTGAAGACGACTTCAAAGAACATTctgaacactttgaaaaggaCCTCGAGGAACACTCTGAACACTCCGAAGAGGAACTCGAAGAAAAGCTTGAGCAACTGTCAGCAGGTGAATCTGAGACACCGATAGAAACTGAAGAGAAGTCGGAGGAACCAAATGTAGAGGTTCCGGCTGATAAACCATCTtctgatcttgaagaagcttcaaaagaaggCGATACGCCAGAAAGTTTAGATAGAGAAGTAACGGAAGAGGCAATCGAAGATGAAAGTTCAGCAAATGTTGAACAATGGCATTCTGAGGATTTCAAAGGTCTGGACGAGTCAGAAGTGGATGTTCATACTCCGGTCGATGAGGAAACTGAAGATGCAGAGGAGTCAACAGATGTAGACAAGTCAAGAAATGACGAGGAAGATAGCGAGGCACCCAATAATGACATTTCTGATAACGatgctgaagaacaaaacagtaatgaggaaaagaaaatagaaGCAAAAGACATCAGTGCTGAACCACTCGATGATCTGAGCGACATTATCCAGGAGGAACTGGAGGGGGCCAAAGGTAGTGGTGTCAATAAAACTCAGTCACTTTCTGAGACCTCAGTCCAGGCGACTCCCGAGTTGGTAGACGTCGAGGTTCACACCGAGCTGTCTGAAACTTCAGATTTTGGGGTACAAGCCGAGACTACTTTTGCTGATGCAGATGTTCAGACAGATCCCATTGAAACATGTTCATTTAGTGTTCAGGCTTTTAAAAACGACGAAAACTATGCAGCTGAACAATATCTACCGAAACCACTGAAGGAATACTACACCAATGCGGAAATACGAAACATCCCATACACGTCGGAAGACCCTACCATGCAATTGTTCGAAAGTACTTACCATCAGATCAACGCAGAATTTGCTGTTCTCGAGGAAAATATTGCAAATTTGAaggagttcttgaaggaccAGTGTACTTTGGAACTGCCTCAGCGTAGTGAGGCCTCCGTGGGGAACTTATACGCTTGGAGAATATCAGAGGGTGAACGGTTACAAAAGATTGTAAGGGACAAAAGGGGAGCTTTTGAGGAGACAAAATCAAGTGTTGAAACACTTTCTGAGACCCTGAAAAGCATGCTTGAGAAGGAGATGTCTGATCTGGCGACCGAAAAAACGCAGGTGAGTGATCATTATTACCGATTGCAATATATTGTAGAGGAATCGTTCGATGACAGGTACACTCCCTTAAGTTTCCATCAAAAAAACATGCAAAACAAATTGCGGTTTGCAATggatatcttgaagaagaaagaaaaggaaataGACGAAATCTTAAAGCTTTTAAAGATCTTTttacaatatcaaaaagaTCCTTCCAGGTACGAACAGATTGTTTTATCGCTAACTTCCTCTTTGTCTTTTAAACCGTTTAGGGGCATAGCCTCTTTTGGTAAAGAGGAGGATCTCAGTGCCACAGatataacaaaaaaagagattGAGTCAATAGATGTTGTTCAAACAGGCCTTGAGCTAAACACCAAGAGGGAGATTGGtgcatttttcaaaacaatGCAGGAAGGACGGCACTGA
- the COX5B gene encoding cytochrome c oxidase subunit Vb (similar to Saccharomyces cerevisiae COX5A (YNL052W) and COX5B (YIL111W); ancestral locus Anc_2.258): MLRSSMNTAVRRVVPLRFAQTQAISRAAVTNIQERWEKMPATEQDDLVGKLTERQKLPWRELTQPEKQAAWYISYGEWGPRKPVLEKGDGSFIAKGVVVGMVVAVGFFAFIRQFAGEESKTMTKEWQLKSDEYLKSKNANPWGGYSQVQSK, from the coding sequence ATGTTGCGTAGTTCGATGAACACAGCAGTCAGGAGGGTTGTACCCCTCAGGTTTGCACAGACACAGGCGATTTCGCGGGCGGCTGTCACAAATATACAGGAACGGTGGGAGAAGATGCCTGCCACGGAGCAAGACGATTTGGTAGGGAAGTTGACCGAGCGTCAGAAACTGCCCTGGAGGGAGTTGACACAGCCGGAGAAACAGGCCGCGTGGTACATCTCGTATGGTGAGTGGGGGCCCAGGAAACCCGTTTTGGAAAAGGGTGACGGGTCGTTTATCGCCAAAGGTGTTGTTGTCGGTATGGTCGTTGCCGTCGGGTTCTTTGCCTTCATCAGACAGTTCGCTGGAGAGGAGAGCAAGACCATGACCAAAGAATGGCAGTTGAAGTCTGACGAGTACTTGAAGTCGAAGAATGCAAACCCATGGGGTGGGTACTCCCAAGTGCAATCCAAGTGA
- the HPM1 gene encoding protein-histidine N-methyltransferase (similar to Saccharomyces cerevisiae YIL110W; ancestral locus Anc_2.259) — MSSRVHSNDKSTETAMSFSFGFSSNDFSDDELAESTSVAALGDASANGAANGQLGSALDDVQLVDDISIVQPAQHSLESLLRGLQGVRLSFETVASPETGTVLYRRELFDIKHQLMSSEGDKELDIIVNEDLKRNVYEGGLKSWECSLDLVDLLSARRTDLAAVSKVIEIGCGTALPTEYVFREYLLSNRKNGLTLVLTDYNFTVLQLASLPNMILTWAKETLDRDQWAMLQRSEDPTVPVMDNELLLTADLLQRFRESLAERHVTLDFVSGSWGRKFTDIVHSLLPQCEGTTAASLVLTSETIYQPENLPLITETLLDLKGYIGGPTTVLVAAKDIYFGVGGSVLDFEKRLDGLNVQYNTTKIQSGLKRSIVTI, encoded by the coding sequence ATGAGCTCTCGGGTTCACAGTAACGACAAGAGTACAGAAACCGCGATGAGTTTCTCGTTTGGGTTCAGTAGCAATGACTTCAGCGACGACGAATTGGCGGAGTCCACCAGTGTTGCTGCTTTGGGCGATGCTTCTGCGAACGGTGCCGCGAATGGTCAGTTGGGCAGCGCGCTCGATGACGTGCAACTCGTAGACGATATCAGCATTGTGCAGCCTGCTCAACACAGTCTTGAGTCCCTGCTGCGGGGACTACAAGGCGTGCGGCTCTCGTTCGAGACGGTCGCATCCCCGGAGACAGGGACGGTGCTCTACAGGAGGGAACTGTTCGATATCAAGCATCAGCTCATGAGCAGCGAGGGCGACAAAGAACTTGACATTATCGTCAACGAGGACCTCAAGAGGAACGTGTACGAAGGTGGACTCAAATCTTGGGAGTGCTCGCTCGATCTCGTTGATTTGTTGTCCGCACGGCGCACGGACCTCGCTGCGGTCTCAAAGGTCATTGAGATCGGATGTGGCACCGCATTGCCTACAGAGTATGTCTTCAGAGAGTACTTGCTCTCCAACAGGAAAAACGGACTCACGTTGGTGCTCACAGACTACAACTTTACTGTGCTGCAACTAGCCAGCTTGCCCAACATGATCCTCACATGGGCAAAGGAGACCCTCGACAGGGATCAATGGGCGATGCTCCAGAGGTCCGAGGACCCCACTGTCCCCGTTATGGACAACGAGTTGCTACTCACTGCTGACTTACTCCAAAGGTTTCGCGAATCCCTCGCGGAGAGACATGTCACTCTTGACTTTGTCTCCGGGTCCTGGGGCCGTAAGTTCACAGACATCGTGCATTCTTTATTACCACAGTGTGAGGGGACGACAGCTGCATCACTGGTACTCACCTCAGAAACCATATACCAGCCGGAGAACCTGCCGCTGATAACAGAGACTTTGCTTGACCTGAAGGGATACATCGGGGGACCCACGACGGTCCTAGTAGCGGCGAAGGACATCTACTTTGGCGTTGGCGGGAGCGTCCTGGATTTCGAGAAACGGCTGGATGGCCTGAACGTGCAGTACAACACCACCAAGATCCAGTCCGgtttgaaaagatcaatTGTCACCATCTGA